In Planctomycetota bacterium, a genomic segment contains:
- the katG gene encoding catalase/peroxidase HPI produces MTTSATPSSTPGTNGINGQQQSGACPFRGTRIGGALGSRPQIGDWWPNRLQVELLHQNPPMGNPLRDEDYRRAFATLDLDAVKADIRAMLTDSQPWWPADYGHYGPQMVRMAWHAAGTYRIADGRGGAGTGMQRFAPTNSWDDNGNIDKSRRLMWPIKQKYGAALSWGDLMILVGNVALEDMGFKTFGFGGGRVDTWEPDRGIYLGPEFWDGKAVDDFLPPADRLESGGGHPGEMVTRTKRWRGEAGTPSSDLENPLGASFQGLIYVHPEGPKRDGDPAASAHDIRETFARMAMNDEETVALIAGGHAFGKSHGAVPGDKIGPAPEGAPMQAMGMGWQNTEGTGFAQYAMTSGIEGAWTPEPTKWDNAYLENLFKYEWELTKSPAGGIQYKPKSDDAPTTPDAHVEGQQNELMMLATDLALKVDPAYRKICERFLEDFDYFSECFARAWFKLTHRDMGPKVRYLGPDVPSEDLLWQDPIPAVDHGLVGDEDIATLKRAILATGHTVPELVSAAWASASNYRDSDKRGGANGARVRLDPQRGWAVNRPEELVRVLDSLEAVQREFNDAQANGTRVSLADLIVLGGCAAVEKAAKDAGVDAEVPFTPGRTDCSQEQTDVESFDWLQPVADGFRNYMNRSVGFEVSPERLFLDRAHLLTLTAPEWTVLVGGLRVLDQNVDRSKHGVFTDRPGVLSNDFFTVLCSMDYEWVPADKAEMGFYINDRATGQARFTATRCDLIFGSNAQLRALAEVYASDDGHERMVRDFVRAWDKVMMLDRFELAAT; encoded by the coding sequence ATGACCACGAGTGCGACGCCCAGCAGCACGCCGGGCACCAACGGCATCAACGGCCAGCAGCAATCCGGCGCGTGCCCCTTCCGCGGCACCCGCATCGGCGGCGCGCTGGGGTCTCGGCCGCAGATCGGCGACTGGTGGCCCAACCGGCTGCAGGTCGAACTGCTGCACCAGAATCCGCCGATGGGCAACCCGCTGCGCGATGAGGACTACCGCAGGGCCTTCGCGACGCTCGACCTCGACGCGGTGAAGGCCGACATCCGCGCGATGCTCACCGACTCGCAGCCGTGGTGGCCCGCGGACTACGGGCACTACGGGCCGCAGATGGTCCGGATGGCGTGGCACGCCGCGGGCACGTATCGCATCGCCGATGGCCGCGGCGGCGCGGGCACTGGCATGCAGCGATTTGCGCCGACCAACTCGTGGGACGACAACGGCAACATCGACAAGTCCCGCCGGCTGATGTGGCCCATCAAGCAGAAGTACGGGGCCGCACTGTCGTGGGGCGACCTGATGATCCTCGTCGGCAACGTCGCGCTCGAGGACATGGGCTTCAAGACCTTCGGCTTCGGCGGCGGCCGCGTGGATACCTGGGAGCCCGATCGCGGCATCTATCTGGGCCCCGAGTTCTGGGATGGCAAGGCGGTGGACGACTTCCTGCCTCCGGCCGATCGCCTGGAGTCCGGCGGCGGGCATCCGGGCGAGATGGTCACCCGCACCAAGCGGTGGCGGGGCGAGGCGGGCACGCCGAGTTCGGACCTGGAGAACCCGCTGGGCGCGAGCTTCCAGGGGCTGATCTACGTGCACCCCGAGGGGCCGAAGCGCGACGGCGACCCGGCCGCGTCGGCCCACGACATCCGCGAGACCTTCGCCCGCATGGCGATGAACGACGAGGAGACCGTGGCGCTCATCGCGGGCGGCCATGCCTTCGGCAAGAGCCATGGCGCCGTGCCGGGCGACAAGATCGGCCCCGCGCCCGAGGGCGCACCCATGCAGGCCATGGGCATGGGCTGGCAGAATACCGAGGGCACGGGCTTCGCGCAGTATGCCATGACCAGCGGCATCGAGGGCGCGTGGACGCCCGAGCCCACCAAGTGGGACAACGCCTACCTCGAGAACCTCTTCAAGTACGAGTGGGAGCTGACGAAGAGCCCCGCGGGTGGCATCCAGTACAAGCCCAAGAGCGACGACGCGCCCACGACGCCCGACGCGCACGTCGAGGGCCAGCAGAACGAGCTGATGATGCTCGCGACCGACCTGGCGCTCAAGGTCGATCCGGCCTATCGAAAGATCTGCGAGCGCTTCCTCGAGGACTTCGATTACTTCTCGGAGTGCTTCGCGCGGGCCTGGTTCAAGCTCACGCACCGCGACATGGGGCCGAAGGTTCGCTACCTGGGTCCCGACGTGCCGAGCGAGGATTTGCTCTGGCAGGACCCCATCCCGGCGGTCGACCATGGGCTTGTCGGTGATGAGGACATTGCGACGCTGAAGCGGGCCATCCTCGCCACGGGCCACACCGTTCCAGAGCTGGTGTCGGCGGCGTGGGCGTCGGCCTCGAACTACCGCGACTCGGACAAGCGGGGCGGCGCGAATGGCGCCCGCGTCCGCCTCGATCCGCAGCGCGGCTGGGCGGTCAACCGGCCCGAGGAGCTCGTGCGGGTGCTCGATTCGCTGGAGGCCGTGCAGCGCGAGTTCAACGACGCGCAGGCGAACGGCACACGGGTCTCGCTGGCCGACCTCATCGTGCTCGGCGGCTGCGCTGCGGTCGAGAAGGCCGCGAAGGACGCCGGCGTCGACGCGGAGGTGCCCTTCACGCCCGGCCGCACGGATTGCTCGCAGGAGCAGACCGACGTGGAGAGCTTCGACTGGCTGCAGCCCGTTGCCGACGGCTTCCGCAACTACATGAACCGGAGCGTGGGCTTCGAGGTCTCGCCCGAGCGGTTGTTCCTCGATCGCGCCCACCTGCTGACACTCACCGCGCCCGAATGGACCGTGCTCGTGGGCGGCCTCCGCGTGCTGGACCAGAACGTTGACCGCTCGAAGCACGGCGTCTTCACCGATCGGCCCGGCGTGCTGAGCAACGACTTCTTCACGGTGCTGTGCAGCATGGACTACGAGTGGGTGCCGGCCGACAAGGCAGAGATGGGTTTCTACATCAACGACCGCGCGACAGGCCAGGCGAGGTTTACCGCCACGCGGTGCGATCTGATCTTCGGGTCCAATGCGCAGCTGAGGGCGCTCGCCGAGGTGTACGCCTCCGACGACGGGCACGAGCGGATGGTCCGCGACTTCGTGCGGGCCTGGGACAAGGTGATGATGCTCGACCGTTTCGAGCTCGCCGCGACGTAA
- a CDS encoding sodium-dependent bicarbonate transport family permease gives MDPSALTQNLLSPPILFFGLGLVAALIRSDLTIPPAVARALSIYLLVAIGFHGGYELQRSGMDASVVSTLAVAMLSSTLLPVLGYLVLRTRLGTADAAGIAACYGSVSAVTFITAVGFLERAGTEYGGHLIAAMALMESPAIVTGIVLASLARRSQRDSSVERPQWRTMAHESLANSAIVLLLGSLVIGYLSGESGWATMKPLVKDPFQAVLCLFLLDMGLVAARRLGDLRRSGVFLVAFALLAPPVQAAIGIVAARGLGLEPGDALLLSVLFGSASYIAAPAALRLALPAANPSLFVPLSLGVTFPFNIIVGIPLYAMLIDLWWT, from the coding sequence GTGGACCCATCGGCGCTGACACAGAATCTGCTCTCGCCGCCGATCCTGTTCTTCGGACTCGGGCTCGTTGCTGCGCTGATCCGCTCGGACTTGACGATTCCGCCGGCGGTCGCCAGGGCGCTCTCGATCTACTTGCTCGTTGCCATCGGCTTCCATGGTGGCTACGAGCTGCAGCGCAGCGGGATGGATGCCTCGGTGGTTTCGACGCTCGCCGTCGCGATGCTCTCCAGCACGCTGCTCCCGGTGCTCGGGTATCTCGTGCTGCGCACGAGGCTCGGTACGGCCGACGCGGCCGGCATCGCGGCGTGCTATGGCTCGGTCAGCGCGGTGACGTTCATCACCGCCGTGGGCTTCCTGGAGCGTGCGGGCACCGAGTACGGCGGGCACCTGATCGCCGCAATGGCGCTGATGGAGTCGCCGGCCATCGTTACGGGCATCGTGCTCGCGTCGCTGGCGCGTCGGTCGCAGCGGGATTCTTCGGTCGAGCGGCCGCAGTGGCGCACGATGGCGCACGAGTCGCTGGCCAACAGCGCGATCGTGCTGCTGCTGGGCAGCCTGGTCATCGGGTACCTCTCGGGCGAGTCGGGCTGGGCCACGATGAAGCCCCTGGTCAAGGATCCCTTCCAGGCGGTGCTGTGCCTGTTCCTGCTCGACATGGGGCTGGTGGCGGCCCGCCGGCTGGGCGACCTGCGGCGCTCGGGCGTGTTCCTGGTCGCCTTCGCGCTCCTCGCGCCGCCGGTCCAGGCGGCGATCGGCATCGTCGCCGCCCGGGGGCTCGGGCTCGAGCCGGGCGATGCGCTGCTGTTGTCGGTGCTCTTCGGCAGCGCAAGCTACATCGCGGCGCCGGCCGCATTGCGTCTGGCGCTCCCCGCCGCCAATCCGAGCCTGTTCGTGCCCCTGAGCCTGGGCGTGACCTTCCCGTTCAACATCATCGTCGGCATCCCGCTGTACGCGATGCTCATCGATCTCTGGTGGACCTGA
- a CDS encoding transcriptional regulator codes for MQNESDAHAGEGMRVVTRLEIVVDSLHLERLLQRLRAAGATGYTVLHNASGLGHSGTQRGDDVSGVSDNACVLIAVPPDIAPAVIEAARATLRSYGGVCLVSDALWLVH; via the coding sequence ATGCAGAACGAATCAGATGCACACGCGGGCGAGGGCATGCGTGTCGTTACACGGCTGGAGATCGTGGTCGACTCGCTCCACCTCGAGCGGCTGCTGCAGCGGTTGCGTGCCGCGGGCGCCACCGGATACACCGTCCTGCACAACGCGTCGGGACTCGGCCACAGCGGCACCCAGCGAGGCGACGACGTGAGCGGCGTGTCCGACAACGCGTGCGTGCTCATCGCCGTGCCGCCCGACATTGCGCCGGCGGTCATCGAGGCGGCCCGGGCCACTTTGCGCTCGTATGGCGGGGTGTGCCTGGTTTCGGATGCACTCTGGCTGGTGCACTGA
- a CDS encoding cation:proton antiporter — MLSLNAQVEAILPAVLLLSAGIVSVVASHLARISSIVGFIVVGAVIGHGGLGLVSETPTSHLLAELGIVFLLFDIGLHFSARRIWAARRDVFGLGPIQMALCGGTLIGVLLLLGTPLAVCILAGGALALSSTAVVSRVLSEKGLDASPVGRSALAVLVVQDVFAIGLLVLLSADASGERSLPGSLGIAAMQTVAALAAALLLRRIAVEPVFALIARTRSSEAMTGFALLLVLSAATVTGAAGLSLTLGAFLAGMMIADTPYQYTVQTETKPFRELLLGFFFLSIGMSIVPVEVLRGAHWILLATLAYLLIKASLILCACLVVRTKFAPSIALALLLAQGSEFAFIILADVAVSEALGERLRTSLAMAVVLSLALTPWIAGVGFGLARRWCERTESDAADEKVLSVTQPSVIFGLGPAARRVSAGLAVHGIRSLIVESDFDRFAQARAEGLAAIFGDLADLRFADAIGVDERPMVIIPELELDLARRVAPEVLTRYPDLIRIGGVRNIRDQGEFERLGIVSVVDSNLPHGIDLAAKVLELHGVPRDAISRWVADEQRRAFPVAD; from the coding sequence GTGTTATCCCTGAACGCGCAAGTCGAAGCCATCCTGCCCGCGGTCCTGCTATTGAGCGCCGGCATCGTCTCCGTCGTTGCTAGCCATTTGGCGCGGATCAGCTCCATCGTTGGCTTCATCGTCGTCGGCGCCGTGATTGGACATGGTGGGCTCGGGTTGGTCAGCGAGACGCCGACCAGCCATCTGCTTGCCGAACTCGGGATCGTGTTCCTGCTCTTCGATATCGGGCTGCACTTCTCTGCGAGGAGGATCTGGGCTGCCCGGCGCGACGTCTTCGGGCTCGGGCCCATCCAGATGGCGCTCTGTGGCGGGACGCTGATTGGCGTCCTGCTGTTGCTCGGGACGCCGCTGGCCGTGTGCATACTGGCCGGGGGAGCGCTCGCGCTCTCTTCCACCGCCGTCGTGTCGCGTGTTCTCTCTGAGAAGGGCCTCGACGCCTCCCCCGTCGGCCGATCCGCCCTCGCCGTGCTCGTCGTGCAGGACGTTTTCGCCATCGGCTTGCTCGTCCTGCTCTCGGCGGACGCGTCGGGCGAGCGTTCGCTGCCCGGGTCGCTCGGTATCGCGGCGATGCAGACGGTGGCGGCCCTCGCAGCAGCGCTGCTGCTTCGTCGGATCGCGGTGGAACCGGTCTTCGCGCTGATCGCCCGTACACGCAGCTCGGAGGCGATGACGGGCTTCGCGTTGCTCCTCGTGCTGTCTGCAGCAACGGTCACCGGCGCCGCGGGCCTCTCGCTCACGCTCGGCGCGTTCCTTGCGGGGATGATGATTGCCGACACGCCGTATCAGTACACCGTGCAGACCGAGACGAAGCCCTTTCGGGAGCTGCTCCTGGGCTTCTTCTTCTTGAGCATCGGCATGTCGATCGTGCCTGTGGAGGTCCTCCGCGGAGCGCACTGGATACTGCTGGCAACCCTGGCCTACTTGCTGATCAAGGCCTCGCTCATACTGTGTGCATGCCTCGTGGTGCGCACGAAGTTCGCGCCTTCGATCGCATTGGCGCTTCTGCTCGCGCAGGGCAGTGAGTTTGCGTTCATCATCCTGGCGGACGTCGCGGTCTCGGAGGCGCTCGGCGAGAGGCTCCGAACGTCGCTCGCGATGGCCGTCGTGCTCAGCCTCGCGTTGACTCCCTGGATCGCGGGCGTCGGCTTTGGGTTGGCTCGACGGTGGTGCGAGCGCACGGAATCGGACGCCGCAGACGAGAAGGTCCTGTCGGTCACCCAGCCATCGGTCATCTTCGGACTCGGACCGGCGGCGCGACGGGTTTCCGCGGGATTGGCGGTCCACGGCATCCGCAGCCTCATCGTCGAAAGCGACTTCGATCGCTTTGCGCAGGCCCGAGCCGAAGGACTGGCCGCGATCTTCGGCGATCTTGCGGACCTGCGGTTTGCGGATGCCATAGGTGTTGATGAGCGCCCGATGGTGATCATCCCTGAGCTCGAACTGGATCTCGCCCGCCGCGTCGCGCCCGAGGTGCTCACGCGGTATCCGGATTTAATCCGCATCGGGGGCGTCCGGAACATCCGGGACCAGGGCGAATTTGAGCGTTTGGGCATCGTCAGTGTTGTCGACAGCAACCTGCCGCATGGCATCGATCTTGCCGCAAAGGTTCTCGAGCTGCACGGCGTGCCACGCGATGCGATCAGCCGATGGGTCGCCGATGAGCAACGGCGGGCCTTCCCGGTCGCCGACTGA
- a CDS encoding serine/threonine-protein kinase gives MKMSKSEVDPSTSDEFKAAWEAVLDREPHERRVWVRDAFEAQNDLRIRLMQFIEIEEKIGTESSTSINPARQMPGTPPDAFALPSKIGPYTIEGVLGKGGMGWVLRGRQDGPVRRTVAIKIVRPTLNPRVLLDRFDVERAALSRLSHSGIARILDAGAEPYGPPYIVMELVDGAPITDYVREHAISTRERVELFIDVANAIQYAHSRGLIHRDIKPSNILIAPEDGRPRPKVIDFGIAKLLDAGDDPVITTYSLPGQLIGTLAYMSPEQIVRGGDVDVRSDVYSLGVVLYELVTGRVPFGHDELATLSPAELERFVRDEAAPRPTAPRREANRANSAVDRDLSSIMLKSLEKNCERRYRSVQDFVDDLGRYLDGAAVSARMPSRSYRFRKFLRRHRVVAAAGSLVAAALIAATAFSTAAFVHAARERDNARASERTASATTDYLRQVLNEVRAERLGPDATLRELLAHVATEFDSAAPIDPAGRANAALAIGEPIFATADYERARTVLDLGQAAAASVNTNQARMLWARISFMLAQTQMSQGDADRALATIEEVLASQAAEQSLTLRSRASTLRANLFLIRGDYRAAIEQQRQNVVELREGDAAPSALAFALRSLSRSLAAVGETAEASEASAEAYAISLDTLAPEHAGLLQSAIGFAIALISDGRPTEAVEVLEPRLVVARDSLGSSHPEVAFATMLFATALSQSGEHDRAIAEAQGVLEHEELRASVSEGKWLGWRTQLPAILLRAGKTEEAARVVDAIVAEVDAATSLPIQKRAEYRVSVGLPLLTTELSAKGVEVLGASHRLLSDAGRSDSALASRVARRLAEHFAELGDSTLSDSWASKPQ, from the coding sequence ATGAAGATGTCCAAAAGTGAAGTGGATCCTTCGACATCGGATGAGTTCAAGGCGGCGTGGGAGGCGGTGCTCGACAGAGAGCCCCACGAGCGCCGCGTGTGGGTTCGCGATGCGTTTGAAGCCCAGAACGACCTGCGGATCAGGCTCATGCAGTTCATCGAAATCGAAGAGAAGATCGGTACGGAGTCGTCGACCAGCATAAACCCTGCACGCCAGATGCCCGGCACACCGCCAGACGCATTCGCCCTGCCCAGCAAGATCGGGCCGTATACGATCGAAGGTGTCCTGGGCAAGGGCGGCATGGGCTGGGTGCTCCGCGGGCGGCAGGACGGGCCCGTGCGACGAACCGTCGCGATCAAGATCGTGCGTCCGACGCTCAACCCAAGGGTGCTGCTCGATCGCTTCGATGTAGAACGTGCGGCGCTCTCCCGACTCTCGCATAGCGGGATCGCACGGATCCTTGATGCCGGCGCCGAGCCCTACGGGCCGCCGTACATCGTCATGGAACTCGTGGATGGTGCGCCAATTACGGACTATGTGCGCGAGCATGCCATCTCAACGAGGGAACGTGTCGAACTCTTCATCGATGTGGCCAACGCCATCCAGTATGCCCACTCCCGGGGACTCATCCATCGCGACATCAAGCCCTCCAACATCCTGATTGCGCCGGAGGACGGTCGGCCGCGGCCCAAGGTGATCGACTTCGGCATTGCCAAGCTGCTCGATGCCGGCGATGATCCAGTAATCACCACCTATTCGTTGCCCGGCCAGCTCATCGGGACGCTCGCGTACATGAGCCCGGAGCAGATTGTACGCGGGGGCGATGTCGATGTTCGATCGGACGTCTACTCGCTCGGAGTCGTTCTCTACGAGCTCGTCACCGGCCGTGTCCCATTTGGGCACGATGAACTTGCAACCCTCAGCCCCGCCGAGCTCGAGCGATTTGTCCGAGACGAGGCCGCGCCCCGCCCTACTGCGCCCAGGCGCGAGGCAAACAGAGCGAACTCCGCGGTCGACCGTGACCTGTCGAGCATCATGCTCAAGTCTCTCGAGAAGAACTGCGAACGTCGATATCGCTCGGTCCAGGACTTTGTCGATGATCTTGGTCGATACCTCGATGGAGCAGCCGTGTCCGCCCGGATGCCCAGTCGCTCGTATCGATTCAGAAAATTCTTGCGTCGTCACCGGGTCGTAGCGGCCGCCGGCTCGCTAGTCGCCGCCGCCCTCATCGCCGCAACCGCATTCTCGACCGCCGCGTTTGTGCATGCTGCCCGGGAGCGCGACAATGCGCGCGCATCGGAGCGCACGGCTTCCGCGACGACCGACTATCTCCGGCAGGTCCTCAACGAAGTCCGGGCGGAGCGTCTGGGTCCGGATGCCACGCTTCGCGAGCTTCTTGCCCACGTGGCGACCGAGTTTGACTCCGCCGCTCCCATCGATCCTGCAGGAAGGGCCAACGCGGCCCTTGCGATCGGCGAACCGATCTTCGCGACCGCCGACTACGAACGCGCCCGAACCGTGCTCGACCTTGGCCAGGCCGCCGCTGCGTCCGTGAATACGAACCAAGCCAGGATGCTGTGGGCACGGATCTCGTTCATGCTGGCACAGACCCAGATGTCCCAGGGTGATGCGGACCGTGCACTTGCAACGATAGAGGAGGTGCTCGCGAGTCAAGCTGCCGAACAGAGTCTAACACTTCGTTCGCGGGCGAGCACATTGCGAGCCAATCTATTCCTGATTCGCGGCGACTATCGAGCGGCGATCGAGCAGCAAAGGCAAAATGTCGTCGAGTTGCGAGAAGGCGATGCCGCCCCCAGCGCACTCGCCTTCGCGCTCCGCAGCCTCTCGCGATCACTCGCGGCTGTTGGCGAGACGGCGGAGGCGTCCGAGGCTTCCGCGGAGGCGTACGCAATCTCGCTGGATACGCTTGCGCCGGAGCATGCAGGATTGCTCCAGTCGGCCATCGGGTTTGCTATCGCTCTCATCTCAGATGGCCGGCCAACGGAGGCCGTAGAAGTACTCGAACCTCGGCTGGTTGTCGCCCGCGATTCGCTCGGCTCGAGTCATCCGGAAGTTGCGTTTGCAACCATGTTGTTCGCGACGGCGCTCAGCCAGAGCGGCGAGCATGACCGTGCAATAGCCGAAGCGCAGGGCGTCCTGGAACACGAAGAACTTAGGGCCTCGGTGTCCGAGGGGAAGTGGCTCGGCTGGCGGACGCAGCTGCCCGCGATCTTGCTTCGTGCAGGGAAGACAGAAGAAGCGGCCAGAGTTGTCGACGCGATCGTGGCCGAAGTCGATGCGGCTACGAGCTTGCCGATCCAGAAGCGCGCCGAGTACAGAGTCTCCGTCGGCCTGCCTCTGCTTACGACCGAACTCTCTGCGAAGGGCGTCGAGGTGCTCGGCGCGTCACATCGGCTTCTGTCGGATGCAGGCCGATCGGATTCCGCGCTGGCGAGTCGCGTGGCCCGTCGTCTCGCCGAGCACTTTGCCGAACTCGGCGACAGTACGCTCTCGGACAGCTGGGCCTCGAAACCCCAATAG
- a CDS encoding ECF-type sigma factor translates to MPKHTHDLHHRQTSTEGADDRAIRVESVLPQTYGELRALAQHRLRDFPAEQSLCPTELVHEVFVKLAAGSCESWQSRKHFIDVAAMAMRSVLVDRARARLRTKRGSGERPRPLAEDVTWIAPDDHQTVMVDELIEDLRAQDERAAQVVVLRFILSMPEHQIASVLGVTPRTVRRDWLFARTWIHGRMLATDRGG, encoded by the coding sequence ATGCCGAAGCACACGCACGACCTCCACCATCGCCAGACGAGCACCGAGGGCGCCGATGATCGCGCCATCCGGGTCGAGTCCGTGCTGCCACAGACATACGGAGAGCTGCGGGCACTCGCGCAGCATCGCCTGCGCGACTTTCCTGCCGAGCAGAGCCTTTGCCCGACCGAGCTGGTCCACGAGGTGTTCGTGAAGCTTGCCGCGGGCTCCTGCGAGAGCTGGCAGAGCCGAAAACACTTCATCGATGTCGCCGCGATGGCGATGCGGAGCGTGCTCGTTGATCGCGCCCGGGCGAGACTGCGCACCAAGCGCGGCAGCGGGGAGCGCCCGCGTCCTCTGGCAGAGGACGTCACCTGGATCGCACCGGATGATCACCAAACCGTGATGGTCGACGAACTCATCGAAGACCTGCGCGCGCAGGATGAAAGAGCCGCGCAGGTGGTCGTGCTGCGATTTATTCTCTCCATGCCCGAGCATCAGATCGCGTCAGTGCTCGGCGTAACACCTCGCACCGTTCGTCGCGACTGGCTCTTCGCACGCACTTGGATACACGGCAGAATGCTGGCAACCGATCGGGGGGGATGA
- a CDS encoding flavodoxin family protein encodes MARIIVVYHSENGHTRLVAETIVRAMQESLGPNGSAELGNAEDAALRVSELEAADMIVFGTPTYMGGPSATFKAFAEATSRTWVQRRWVGKLAAGFTNSGGLHGDKQTTLFYLVTLAAQHGMVWVPLVEMAPDRTNDHGGKPDDINRVGASIGLMTQSDRTAPGHAPSPGDLATASRFGHHLAKTALRLLGGGARGELVSSS; translated from the coding sequence ATGGCACGGATCATCGTGGTGTACCACAGCGAGAACGGCCACACGCGGCTCGTCGCGGAGACGATCGTCCGGGCGATGCAAGAGTCGCTCGGCCCGAACGGCAGCGCTGAACTGGGAAACGCGGAGGATGCCGCGCTCCGCGTATCCGAGCTCGAGGCAGCCGACATGATCGTGTTCGGGACGCCGACGTACATGGGCGGTCCCTCCGCGACGTTCAAGGCCTTTGCCGAGGCCACGAGCCGGACGTGGGTGCAGAGGCGATGGGTTGGCAAGCTCGCAGCCGGGTTCACGAACTCCGGCGGACTGCATGGAGACAAGCAGACGACACTCTTCTATTTGGTCACCCTGGCCGCCCAGCATGGAATGGTCTGGGTGCCACTCGTCGAAATGGCTCCGGATCGCACGAACGACCACGGCGGAAAGCCGGATGATATCAACCGTGTCGGTGCGTCAATTGGCCTGATGACGCAGTCCGACCGAACGGCTCCTGGGCATGCACCATCGCCCGGTGACCTGGCTACGGCGTCCCGATTCGGGCACCACCTCGCCAAGACGGCGCTCCGCCTACTCGGAGGTGGGGCGCGGGGAGAACTCGTGTCCAGCAGTTGA
- a CDS encoding hydrolase: protein MNPKQVLIVTSALAASAGLWAVSIGTTPAYAKGTTARATQVRNDSVLLTPENSTLLLIDFQPQMIFGVHSHDRQMLRNNVEALAKSAKVFDVPTVLTTVTAESFSGPMIPELKAVFPSHTIYDRTSMNTWDDERVVAELESTGRKKLVIAALWTEVCLTMPAIEALVEGYEVYIVTDASGGTSKEAHDMAVMRMVQAGAKPVTWQQVLLEWQRDWAHQDTYDAVTGIAREHSGAYGVGIDYAYGMFGAKEGH, encoded by the coding sequence ATGAATCCGAAACAGGTCCTCATCGTCACGAGCGCTCTCGCCGCGTCCGCAGGTCTCTGGGCCGTGTCGATCGGGACCACGCCGGCGTATGCCAAGGGCACAACGGCTCGTGCCACACAGGTCCGGAATGACTCGGTGCTGCTCACTCCGGAGAATTCGACGCTGCTGCTGATCGACTTCCAGCCCCAGATGATCTTCGGGGTGCACTCGCACGATCGGCAGATGCTGCGGAACAACGTCGAGGCCCTCGCGAAGTCCGCGAAGGTATTCGACGTGCCAACGGTTCTCACGACGGTCACGGCCGAGTCGTTCTCAGGGCCCATGATCCCGGAGCTGAAGGCCGTCTTCCCGTCCCACACGATCTACGACCGGACCAGCATGAACACCTGGGACGATGAGCGGGTCGTGGCCGAATTGGAGAGTACGGGCCGCAAGAAGCTCGTGATCGCTGCGCTCTGGACCGAGGTCTGTCTGACCATGCCGGCCATCGAGGCCTTGGTCGAGGGCTACGAGGTCTATATCGTGACCGACGCCTCAGGCGGCACGAGCAAAGAGGCGCACGACATGGCGGTGATGCGGATGGTCCAGGCCGGAGCCAAGCCGGTCACCTGGCAGCAGGTGCTGCTGGAGTGGCAGCGAGACTGGGCGCACCAGGACACGTACGACGCCGTCACCGGCATCGCGCGCGAGCACTCCGGGGCCTACGGCGTGGGCATCGACTACGCCTACGGCATGTTCGGGGCCAAGGAAGGTCACTAG